Proteins encoded in a region of the bacterium genome:
- a CDS encoding sulfite exporter TauE/SafE family protein: MHEVVNFINLDLINIFYLFSLGFVGGLVSGFIGSGGAFVLTPGMMSLGVPGLVSVASNMCHKFPKALVGAIKRARYGQVDVKLGLIMGISAEAGVLYGANIQEGIKKTFGEAGSNLYISIVFIVILGIVGTFVLLDALATYKDNSIHQEERLTKLARWVQSIHIPGTMIYFESLKARVSVLFTIPLGFATGMLAATIAVGGFIGVPSMIYILGAPSLMASATELVIAFVMGLGGSLKYALHGMVDIRLAMIILGGSLFGIHLGAIGTTYVKPFMIKVVMGVIMVTVLFSRSLMIPVYLAQLGIIQNMSKITMMWLNNLSFAIMALALLLGAFIILKALWQGLTAEKR; the protein is encoded by the coding sequence GGGGGCTGGTAAGTGGGTTTATAGGCTCTGGTGGGGCATTTGTGCTAACCCCTGGGATGATGAGTCTGGGGGTGCCGGGTTTGGTATCTGTAGCCAGTAATATGTGTCATAAATTTCCCAAAGCACTTGTCGGGGCTATCAAGCGAGCAAGGTATGGTCAGGTAGATGTTAAACTTGGTCTGATTATGGGTATATCTGCTGAAGCAGGTGTGCTTTATGGTGCTAATATTCAAGAAGGTATTAAAAAAACATTTGGGGAGGCAGGTTCAAATCTTTACATCAGCATAGTCTTTATTGTAATCCTTGGAATTGTAGGCACATTTGTGCTTCTGGATGCATTAGCGACTTACAAAGATAATAGTATCCATCAAGAAGAAAGGTTAACTAAACTTGCCCGTTGGGTGCAATCCATACATATCCCCGGAACAATGATTTACTTTGAGAGTTTAAAGGCACGGGTGTCAGTGCTCTTTACCATCCCTCTTGGTTTTGCCACCGGTATGCTTGCCGCTACTATTGCTGTGGGTGGTTTTATTGGTGTTCCGTCAATGATTTATATCCTTGGTGCACCGAGTCTTATGGCTTCTGCCACAGAGCTGGTGATAGCCTTTGTCATGGGACTGGGTGGCAGTCTTAAATATGCCTTACATGGAATGGTCGATATTAGACTGGCAATGATAATTCTTGGCGGCTCACTTTTTGGTATTCATCTGGGTGCTATTGGCACAACCTATGTTAAGCCTTTTATGATTAAAGTCGTGATGGGGGTGATAATGGTCACTGTCCTTTTTAGCCGCAGTTTGATGATACCAGTTTATCTTGCCCAGCTGGGAATCATTCAGAATATGAGTAAAATCACTATGATGTGGCTAAATAATTTGAGCTTTGCCATTATGGCATTAGCCTTGCTTTTAGGTGCCTTTATTATTCTCAAGGCACTCTGGCAGGGATTGACAGCAGAAAAACGATAG